ACATTTACATCGGAAATCCATGGCTACTGAGATAACTACTCCTCGTTATCCAAGCTTTGGGTTTTTGGCACCTCATTTCCCTGTGCCAGAATTATCAGCTCCCTCCCCTCAACGAGCATTTGTGCAACTTTCTTCCTCGCTGAGCTTAAAGCTCTCCAGACCGTTCCCCTCGAAACGCCCATCCTCTTTCCTGCCTCTTCCTGAGTTAGTCCTTCATAATCCACCAATCTCAACGCCTCAAACTCCTCGTATGTCATGAAAATCGGCGGCTGAGGTGGTCCAATAGGTGGGCGTGCTGGATAGAAGTGCTTAATCTCTGGGATAAGACCAATAAAGCGCATCTTCCTTCTTCGCCCTCTGCCTCTACCTCTTCCTGTTCCCCAAGGCATTTTAACACCAAGCAAGAATTTTTCATTCAGACTTTATAGGGATTTCCCTTCAATCCAACTTGAAACTGTCAAAGGGTTTTTTAGGAAAGTTATGCAGAACTTAATTTCAGGTGGGACAATGAAAAAGATAGTGGTAATTATTGTTTTGCTTATTGTTGGTGGAGCAATAGCCACTTGGAGCCATATCAAGGAAGAGAAGAGAGTAGTGGTATT
Above is a genomic segment from Thermococcus sp. SY098 containing:
- a CDS encoding DUF134 domain-containing protein, yielding MPWGTGRGRGRGRRRKMRFIGLIPEIKHFYPARPPIGPPQPPIFMTYEEFEALRLVDYEGLTQEEAGKRMGVSRGTVWRALSSARKKVAQMLVEGRELIILAQGNEVPKTQSLDNEE